The DNA sequence GCCGTGGCCGTCATTCAGCGCGCGCAGATGGTGGAGAGCACCATGGCCGACAACGCGCGACTCGAGCAGCTCGCGCAGACCGACCCGCTCACGCAACTGCTCAACCGGCGCGCGCTCACCGAGCGCATCAACGCCGAAATGGAGCGTGCGCTGCGCTACGACAGCACCATGGCGCTGCTCATGATCGACCTCGACCACTTCAAGTCGGTCAACGACACCTACGGGCATCTGGTGGGTGACGATGTGCTGCGGGACGTGGCGCAGTTGCTGCACGACACCATCCGCACCAGTGACATCGTGGCGCGTTACGGCGGCGAGGAATTCCTCGTGCTGCTGCCGGAAACCGACGACGAGGGCGCCGAGTCGTTTGCCGAGCGCATCCGGGCGGCGGTGGAAGGCCACGGATTTGCCAGCGAGTCGCTGGCCGCGTCGCTGCGCCTCACGGCCTCGGTGGGTGTGGCCGTGTTCCCCGCCGCACGCATTGAAAGCGTGGAGGACCTGTTCTCACGCGCCGACGCCGCGCTGTATCGCGCCAAGGCCGACGGCCGCAACTGCGTGCGGATGTAGCCAGCGCTGTGGTCAGCGCAGCTGCTGATGCTCCACCTTGGTGCAGCGATCCTGTACCACCAGAATGCCGGCCCGTGCCAGCGCCTCGGCGGCGTCCTCATTGGCGATGCCGAGCTGCATCCACACCGCGCGCGGGCGCGCGGCGATGATCTCGTCCACATGCTGCGCCACGTCGGGTGAGCGACGGAACAGCACCACGAGATCGATGGGCCCCTCGATGGTGTGGAGTTCGCGATGCACCGGCTCGCCGAGGATCTCGGTGATGTCGGGGAAGTACACCGGCACCGGGATGATCTCGTAGCCGTGGGCCTGCAGGTACTGCGGCACGTAATACGCCGGTCCACCGGCGATTTCCGGCTTGATGCCGATGACGGCCACGCGTCGCGCCTGCTTCAGCACCGAGGCAATGGCCTCCGGCTCCTCGACAAGACGCTCCCGCCACGACGTGTCACCACCTGTTAGCTTCTCATCCACTCCCAGTATCTCCACACGTGCCTCCACTCATCGGAGTCAGCTGATGCGTTTGCTCGTCCTCGGCGCGGGACTGCAAGGTACCGCGTGCGCGTTCGATCTGCTCAATGTGTCCACCGTGACACAGGTGCTGCTGGCCGACGTGCGCGTCGGTCCCTTGCCCCCGTTTCTTGCAGCACATGCCGGACCGCGCCTCGAACAACTGGCGCTCGACGTGCGCAGCGACGATGCCGTGCGCGCCGTGTTCGCGCGCTGCGACGCCGTCCTCAGTGCCATCCCGTACTACTACAACGCCAATCTCGCGCGGCTTGCCGTGGAGATGGGCGTGCACTTCACCGATCTCGGTGGCAACACCGAAATCGTGCAGCAACAGAAGCAGCTCGATGCCGCGGCCCGCGCCAAGGGGGTAAGTGTGATCCCCGACACAGGGCTCGCGCCGGGCATGGTCAACGTCATCGCCCAGCATGGCATCGATCAGTTCGACACGGTGAACCGGGTCAAACTGTTCGTGGGCGGACTGCCGCAGGAACCCGAGCCGCCCCTGGGCTACCAGATCGCGTACTCCATCGAGGGCATGGTGGATTATTACACGACGCCGTCGCTGGTCGTGCGGGACGGCCGCCCCGCCCAGGTGCGCGCCTTGTCAGAGCGTGAGACCGTGCACTTTGGCGGTGACATTGGCGATCTCGAAGCCTTCCACACCGCCGGTGGGCTCAGCACCATGGTGTACCGGTATGCAGGGCAGATTCCCACCATGGAGTACAAGACGCTGCGCTACCCCGGGCACGCGCACATCATGGAAGCCATTCGCGACCTCGGTCTGCTGGACACGACGGCCGTGGACGTGAAGGGGCAGCAGGTCGTGCCGCGCGATGTGTTCGTGAAGGTGGCCGGCGATCACCTGCGCAAGGGCAAGCCGGACCTGGTTGCGCTGCGCGTGGAAGTGACGGGCACGAAGGACGGCACACACGCCACGCGCGCCTGGCAGGTCATCGACCGCTACGACGCCGCGCATGGCATTTCCGCCATGATGCGCACGACCGGTTACACGCTGTCCATCACGGGGCAATTGCAGGCCGGCGGTGACATTGCACCGGGCGTGCATACGCCGGATGAGTGTGTGCCGGCGGAGCGGTATTTCAGGATGCTGGGGGAGAGAGGGATTGGGGTGAGGGAGGTGTGAGCGTGGGGAGCTCGACTCTCATTTCGCATGTCCCGTTTCTCACGTCGCAATTCCCGTTTCGCGATCCACAGCTCTGAGCCGTGCGCTGTGGGCTGTGGGTGACAGTGGTGCATTTTGCGGCATCGCGTTCTCCGATGCACCGGAGCCCGGGGGCCATGATCGCGCCGATCTGATGGATCGCGCGATCTGGCCGACAAACCACCCTCACTCACAGCCCATAGCCCACCGCCCACGGCTGCGGATGGCGAACCCCGACCCCGACCGCAGTTACGAGGTCCTGAACTCCCCAATCATCCCCCTCACCCTCACCGACGCCGTCTGCAGCACTTCCGCCGTCGCGCTCACCTCCTCAGCCGACGCCGAAGTCTCCTCGGTGCTCGCCGCGACCTCTTCCGCCGACGCGGCATGACTCTCCGCCGTGTCGCGCGCGGTCGTCAGCGCCTTCTGCACCGTCTGCAGCGACTCCCGGTTGCTCTCCACGGCCTGCGTGACCCGCGCCGTCGCCGTCTCCACCTGTGAGACCGCGTGCTCGATGCGCGCCAGCGCCGATCCGACCGCTTCGGCCACCGTCTCCACGTCACGCAGCCGCGTCGCGCCACTCTCCACGGCCGTGGACGCGCTGGCAATCCGGCTGCGAATGCGTTTCACGTTGTCCGTGACCTGATTGGCCGCCGCCGCACTCTGCTCGGCCAGCACGCGGACCTCCTGCGCCACCACCGCAAACCCGCGCCCGGCTTGCCCGGCACGCGCCGCCTCGATGGCCGCATTGAGTGCCAGCAGGTTGGTCTGCGACGCAATCTCCGAAATCACACTCACGAAGTCGTCGATCACGCTGGTCGCATCGCGCAGCGACATCATCTCCTGACGCGACGCCGTCACGACTTCGCGGGCGCCGAGCAGCGTATCCACCGCCACCTGCACCTGATCGCGCGCCGAGTTGGTGGTGCCGCGAATCTCCCGGCCCACGCGATCGGTCTCTTCCGCGGCTTCGCCAATGGTCGCGCCG is a window from the Gemmatimonas sp. UBA7669 genome containing:
- a CDS encoding saccharopine dehydrogenase family protein; its protein translation is MRLLVLGAGLQGTACAFDLLNVSTVTQVLLADVRVGPLPPFLAAHAGPRLEQLALDVRSDDAVRAVFARCDAVLSAIPYYYNANLARLAVEMGVHFTDLGGNTEIVQQQKQLDAAARAKGVSVIPDTGLAPGMVNVIAQHGIDQFDTVNRVKLFVGGLPQEPEPPLGYQIAYSIEGMVDYYTTPSLVVRDGRPAQVRALSERETVHFGGDIGDLEAFHTAGGLSTMVYRYAGQIPTMEYKTLRYPGHAHIMEAIRDLGLLDTTAVDVKGQQVVPRDVFVKVAGDHLRKGKPDLVALRVEVTGTKDGTHATRAWQVIDRYDAAHGISAMMRTTGYTLSITGQLQAGGDIAPGVHTPDECVPAERYFRMLGERGIGVREV
- a CDS encoding CoA-binding protein, whose protein sequence is MEILGVDEKLTGGDTSWRERLVEEPEAIASVLKQARRVAVIGIKPEIAGGPAYYVPQYLQAHGYEIIPVPVYFPDITEILGEPVHRELHTIEGPIDLVVLFRRSPDVAQHVDEIIAARPRAVWMQLGIANEDAAEALARAGILVVQDRCTKVEHQQLR